A single window of Girardinichthys multiradiatus isolate DD_20200921_A chromosome 15, DD_fGirMul_XY1, whole genome shotgun sequence DNA harbors:
- the cep57l1 gene encoding centrosomal protein CEP57L1 isoform X1: METHHDKILDSPSKNSYIGSYYQPPDRILSVSKHQESPALSPLNMNQTTSCLSQTTRNIDSKAVVDALRTLQEKIRRLALERRQAERSYVQFSQDAQTSQHNMASHSRTEAILSGTEVDLKLQSAEARCRVLEKQLDYMRKMVENVKKERNILMENEASLQSQQPSSSNNQNQREKLEKLESEYLKLSRTQTVAETKLAILEQKLLKEEHERKLVQEKADELQRELDVNLHLSVPPTQETRPKKKTKKTNKKTPEQHEPASRSPRHRKMPFVIGTSTSPSHSVHANVQSILHMMKHHQPQLCERVSALQRSGCGVKKNLQNEFSDADLKPASPPSDQSLTLLSDLLLALQEELGQMSFEYQDLERLTEATREQEQREDLQRELERLAAKMEEKGDQITKLRKHQQMVHKLSQSQRHVEEETAGKLTRIKPPVPSPVKAKQKAGRRGTVNQNNLHLLRETQKFRNGLRLDDVSWET; the protein is encoded by the exons ATGGAAACACATCATGATAAG ATTTTAGACTCCCCTTCCAAAAACAGTTACATCGGGAGCTACTACCAGCCTCCAGACAGGATTTTATCAGTATCAAAACATCAGGAGTCTCCTGCCCTTTCACCTCTCAACATGAACCAGACCACCAGCTGCCTGTCTCAGACCACACGTAATATAGACAGCAAAG CTGTTGTAGATGCACTGAGGACCCTCCAGGAGAAAATCAGAAGGCTGGCGCTGGAGCGGAGGCAAGCAGAGAGGAGTTATGTTCAGTTCTCTCAGGATGCTCAGACGAGTCAGCATAACATGGCATCACACAGTCGGACTGAAGCCATCCTATCTGGGACAGAAGTGGACCTGAAGCTGCAGTCTGCAGAAGCTCGCTGCAGGGTTCTGGAGAAGCAGCTGGACTACATGAGGAAAATGGTCGAAAATGTCAAGAAGGAGAGAAACATTCTGATGGAAAATGAG GCATCACTTCAGAGCCAACAGCCAAGCAGCTCAAACAATCAAAATCAGCGGGAGAAGTTGGAGAAACTTGAATCTGAGTATCTCAAATTAAGCAGAACCCAAACAGTCGCAGAG ACGAAGCTTGCCATTCTGGAGCAGAAGCTGCTGAAAGAAGAGCACGAACGTAAACTTGTGCAGGAGAAAGCAGATGAG CTGCAGAGGGAGTTGGATGTAAACCTTCATTTATCTGTGCCACCTACTCAAGAAACGAGGCCgaagaagaaaaccaaaaagacAAATAAG AAAACCCCCGAACAACATGAGCCGGCATCACGCAGCCCAAGGCACAGAAAGATGCCTTTTGTTATAGGAACA TCAACAAGCCCGAGCCATTCAGTGCATGCCAACGTTCAGAGCATCCTCCACATGATGAAGCACCATCAGCCTCAGCTGTGTGAGCGAGTGAGCGCCCTGCAGAGGTCTGGATGTGGAGTGAAGAAAAACCTTCAAAACGAATTCTCTGACGCTGATCTGAAGCCTGCCAGTCCACCTTCAGATCAGTCGCTGACTTTACTGTCCGACCTGCTCCTAGCCCTGCAGGAGGAGCTCGGACAGATGAGTTT CGAATATCAGGACTTGGAGCGTCTGACAGAAGCAACCCGAGAGCAGGAGCAGCGTGAGGACCTGCAGAGAGAACTGGAAAGGCTCGCTGCCAAGATGGAGGAGAAGGGAGACCAGATCACCAAGCTCCGCAAGCATCAGCAGATG GTTCATAAACTCTCCCAGAGCCAGCGACATGTGGAGGAAGAAACAGCCGGGAAGCTGACTAGGATCAAGCCACCGGTTCCCTCACCTGTTAAAGCCAAACAGAAAGCAGGAAGACGAGGCACTGTGAATCAGAACAACCTGCATCTCCTCAGAGAGACCCAGAAGTTCAGAAACGGCTTAAGGCTAGATGACGTCTCCTGGGAAACATGA
- the cep57l1 gene encoding centrosomal protein CEP57L1 isoform X3 produces the protein METHHDKILDSPSKNSYIGSYYQPPDRILSVSKHQESPALSPLNMNQTTSCLSQTTRNIDSKAVVDALRTLQEKIRRLALERRQAERSYVQFSQDAQTSQHNMASHSRTEAILSGTEVDLKLQSAEARCRVLEKQLDYMRKMVENVKKERNILMENEASLQSQQPSSSNNQNQREKLEKLESEYLKLSRTQTVAETKLAILEQKLLKEEHERKLVQEKADELQRELDVNLHLSVPPTQETRPKKKTKKTNKKTPEQHEPASRSPRHRKMPFVIGTSTSPSHSVHANVQSILHMMKHHQPQLCERVSALQRSGCGVKKNLQNEFSDADLKPASPPSDQSLTLLSDLLLALQEELGQMSFEYQDLERLTEATREQEQREDLQRELERLAAKMEEKGDQITKLRKHQQMVLHLKSADQHGRFALNTAGS, from the exons ATGGAAACACATCATGATAAG ATTTTAGACTCCCCTTCCAAAAACAGTTACATCGGGAGCTACTACCAGCCTCCAGACAGGATTTTATCAGTATCAAAACATCAGGAGTCTCCTGCCCTTTCACCTCTCAACATGAACCAGACCACCAGCTGCCTGTCTCAGACCACACGTAATATAGACAGCAAAG CTGTTGTAGATGCACTGAGGACCCTCCAGGAGAAAATCAGAAGGCTGGCGCTGGAGCGGAGGCAAGCAGAGAGGAGTTATGTTCAGTTCTCTCAGGATGCTCAGACGAGTCAGCATAACATGGCATCACACAGTCGGACTGAAGCCATCCTATCTGGGACAGAAGTGGACCTGAAGCTGCAGTCTGCAGAAGCTCGCTGCAGGGTTCTGGAGAAGCAGCTGGACTACATGAGGAAAATGGTCGAAAATGTCAAGAAGGAGAGAAACATTCTGATGGAAAATGAG GCATCACTTCAGAGCCAACAGCCAAGCAGCTCAAACAATCAAAATCAGCGGGAGAAGTTGGAGAAACTTGAATCTGAGTATCTCAAATTAAGCAGAACCCAAACAGTCGCAGAG ACGAAGCTTGCCATTCTGGAGCAGAAGCTGCTGAAAGAAGAGCACGAACGTAAACTTGTGCAGGAGAAAGCAGATGAG CTGCAGAGGGAGTTGGATGTAAACCTTCATTTATCTGTGCCACCTACTCAAGAAACGAGGCCgaagaagaaaaccaaaaagacAAATAAG AAAACCCCCGAACAACATGAGCCGGCATCACGCAGCCCAAGGCACAGAAAGATGCCTTTTGTTATAGGAACA TCAACAAGCCCGAGCCATTCAGTGCATGCCAACGTTCAGAGCATCCTCCACATGATGAAGCACCATCAGCCTCAGCTGTGTGAGCGAGTGAGCGCCCTGCAGAGGTCTGGATGTGGAGTGAAGAAAAACCTTCAAAACGAATTCTCTGACGCTGATCTGAAGCCTGCCAGTCCACCTTCAGATCAGTCGCTGACTTTACTGTCCGACCTGCTCCTAGCCCTGCAGGAGGAGCTCGGACAGATGAGTTT CGAATATCAGGACTTGGAGCGTCTGACAGAAGCAACCCGAGAGCAGGAGCAGCGTGAGGACCTGCAGAGAGAACTGGAAAGGCTCGCTGCCAAGATGGAGGAGAAGGGAGACCAGATCACCAAGCTCCGCAAGCATCAGCAGATGGTACTTCACTTAAAAAGTGCAGATCAACATGGCAGATTTGCTCTTAATACTGCTG GTTCATAA
- the cep57l1 gene encoding centrosomal protein CEP57L1 isoform X2 — MNQTTSCLSQTTRNIDSKAVVDALRTLQEKIRRLALERRQAERSYVQFSQDAQTSQHNMASHSRTEAILSGTEVDLKLQSAEARCRVLEKQLDYMRKMVENVKKERNILMENEASLQSQQPSSSNNQNQREKLEKLESEYLKLSRTQTVAETKLAILEQKLLKEEHERKLVQEKADELQRELDVNLHLSVPPTQETRPKKKTKKTNKKTPEQHEPASRSPRHRKMPFVIGTSTSPSHSVHANVQSILHMMKHHQPQLCERVSALQRSGCGVKKNLQNEFSDADLKPASPPSDQSLTLLSDLLLALQEELGQMSFEYQDLERLTEATREQEQREDLQRELERLAAKMEEKGDQITKLRKHQQMVHKLSQSQRHVEEETAGKLTRIKPPVPSPVKAKQKAGRRGTVNQNNLHLLRETQKFRNGLRLDDVSWET, encoded by the exons ATGAACCAGACCACCAGCTGCCTGTCTCAGACCACACGTAATATAGACAGCAAAG CTGTTGTAGATGCACTGAGGACCCTCCAGGAGAAAATCAGAAGGCTGGCGCTGGAGCGGAGGCAAGCAGAGAGGAGTTATGTTCAGTTCTCTCAGGATGCTCAGACGAGTCAGCATAACATGGCATCACACAGTCGGACTGAAGCCATCCTATCTGGGACAGAAGTGGACCTGAAGCTGCAGTCTGCAGAAGCTCGCTGCAGGGTTCTGGAGAAGCAGCTGGACTACATGAGGAAAATGGTCGAAAATGTCAAGAAGGAGAGAAACATTCTGATGGAAAATGAG GCATCACTTCAGAGCCAACAGCCAAGCAGCTCAAACAATCAAAATCAGCGGGAGAAGTTGGAGAAACTTGAATCTGAGTATCTCAAATTAAGCAGAACCCAAACAGTCGCAGAG ACGAAGCTTGCCATTCTGGAGCAGAAGCTGCTGAAAGAAGAGCACGAACGTAAACTTGTGCAGGAGAAAGCAGATGAG CTGCAGAGGGAGTTGGATGTAAACCTTCATTTATCTGTGCCACCTACTCAAGAAACGAGGCCgaagaagaaaaccaaaaagacAAATAAG AAAACCCCCGAACAACATGAGCCGGCATCACGCAGCCCAAGGCACAGAAAGATGCCTTTTGTTATAGGAACA TCAACAAGCCCGAGCCATTCAGTGCATGCCAACGTTCAGAGCATCCTCCACATGATGAAGCACCATCAGCCTCAGCTGTGTGAGCGAGTGAGCGCCCTGCAGAGGTCTGGATGTGGAGTGAAGAAAAACCTTCAAAACGAATTCTCTGACGCTGATCTGAAGCCTGCCAGTCCACCTTCAGATCAGTCGCTGACTTTACTGTCCGACCTGCTCCTAGCCCTGCAGGAGGAGCTCGGACAGATGAGTTT CGAATATCAGGACTTGGAGCGTCTGACAGAAGCAACCCGAGAGCAGGAGCAGCGTGAGGACCTGCAGAGAGAACTGGAAAGGCTCGCTGCCAAGATGGAGGAGAAGGGAGACCAGATCACCAAGCTCCGCAAGCATCAGCAGATG GTTCATAAACTCTCCCAGAGCCAGCGACATGTGGAGGAAGAAACAGCCGGGAAGCTGACTAGGATCAAGCCACCGGTTCCCTCACCTGTTAAAGCCAAACAGAAAGCAGGAAGACGAGGCACTGTGAATCAGAACAACCTGCATCTCCTCAGAGAGACCCAGAAGTTCAGAAACGGCTTAAGGCTAGATGACGTCTCCTGGGAAACATGA